Proteins encoded in a region of the Panicum hallii strain FIL2 chromosome 3, PHallii_v3.1, whole genome shotgun sequence genome:
- the LOC112888179 gene encoding non-specific lipid-transfer protein-like — MARAHQVVAVAVVAAVLLAAAATTEAAVTCGQVSSAIGPCLSYARGTGTGPSAACCSGVRSLNSAARTTADRRAACTCLKSAASRLSGLKAGNAASIPSKCGVSIPYTISPSVDCSRVS; from the exons ATGGCTCGCGCTCATCAGGTCGTTGCGGTCGCCGTCGTTGCCGCCGtgctgctcgccgccgcggcgaccACCGAGGCCGCCGTCACCTGCGGGCAGGTGAGCTCCGCCATCGGCCCCTGCCTCAGCTACGCCCGCGGCACGGGCACCGGCCCCTCCGCAGCCTGCTGCAGCGGCGTCAGGAGCCTCAACTCCGCCGCCAGGACCACCGCGGACAGGCGCGCCGCGTGCACCTGCCTCAAGTCCGCCGCCTCCAGGCTCAGCGGCCTCAAAGCCGGCAACGCCGCCAGCATCCCATCCAAGTGCGGAGTCAGCATCCCCTACACCATCAGCCCATCCGTCGACTGCTCCAG GGTGAGCTAA